A single region of the Malaclemys terrapin pileata isolate rMalTer1 chromosome 4, rMalTer1.hap1, whole genome shotgun sequence genome encodes:
- the LOC128837464 gene encoding PAX-interacting protein 1-like: MFVTLDLEPVTPELTQDPQGTQETSAANVSPSQRLVNIRKRKRKTRDEMFTELQMSAQADRAQQNAWRQSMTEMRKAQYEREERWRAESREEQSKWRAEDDRWRQLADRRQEAMLRLLEHQSDMLERMVELQERQQEQRLPLQPLCNQQPSSPSSIASSPRRPRTRWGGLRPPSHSTPDDRQSIRRLAFNKS, translated from the exons atgtttgtgaccctggacctggaaccagtaacccccgaactcacccaagaccctcagggcacacaggagacctctg ctgcaaatgtttctccttcgcagaggctcgtgaacattagaaagagaaaacgtaagacgagggacgagatgttcacggagctgcagatgtccgcccaggctgatagagcacagcagaatgcgtggaggcagtcaatgacggagatgagaaaagcccaatatgaacgagaggagaggtggcgggctgaatcgcgggaagaacagagcaagtggcgggctgaagacgataggtggcgtcagcttgcagacagacggcaagaggcaatgctccgtctgctggagcatcaaagtgatatgctcgagcgtatggttgagttgcaggaaaggcagcaggagcagagactgccgctacagcccctgtgtaaccaacagccctcctccccaagttccatagcctcctcacccagacgcccaagaacacggtgggggggcctccgtccacccagtcactccaccccagatgatcgccaaagcatcagaaggctggccttcaataagagttaa